The genomic window GCCGGACGCTCGGAGATCCGCTCTTCCTGTTCAAGGGCTCGGACGCGCCCTGGCTCAGCGAGCAGATCCCCGGCGGCGCACCGCATCAGCTCCCGCCCTACATCACCGACGGTCCGCAACTGCACCGTGCCCCTGACGGGTCACTTCTCATGCTGTGGTCGACGTACGAGAAGAACCTCATCGGCAAGGACGGCACGATCAGCGGCGGATATGTGCAGACCTACGCCGTCTCGGAGTCCGGCGACATCACGGGGCCGTGGCGACAGCGACGGCCGCTGGTCCGGGACGACAGCGGCCACGGCATGCTGTTCACCACCTTCGACGGCCGCCTGATGATGATCCTGCACCGCCCGTTCGACGACGCGCGGGGCAAGCTGTACGAGATGCGGCTGCACGGCCACGAGTTGGGCGTACTGCGTCAGCGCACCGATCTCGACGGCGGCGGATGACCACGGCCCGACGAGCGGGCGTTTCGGCGAGGGTGACGGCTCCGGCTCGCGGTGGGACGCCTGCCCGGCGTGACGGGTACGGGTACGGGTGCGCAACCTGGCGGGTCGGGCAGAGTGGGACCGTACGCGCGGTGAATGCCATGGACGGCACCGGTCGCACCATTCGAAAGGGGATCATGCGTTCTCTGACCTTCGTCTTCGGTACGGGGCGCAGCGGCTCGACGGCGCTGTCACGCATCCTCAACGCCCACCCGGACGTGCTGAGCCTGAACGAGTTCATGGCCTCGGTGGGCGACGCGGCCTTCCCCGCGGGGAAGGTGGACGGCGAGGAGTTCTGGCAGGCCCTCTTCCGGCCCGCGCCGCATTTCGAGCGGATGATCCGCAGCGGGCTGCCGCTTCCGGAGTTCCTCCACACCCGCCGCCCCGGCAGGTACTCGGCGCAGACCACGGGCATCCCCGCGCTCTCCCTGATGGTGCTGCCCCACCTCACCGACGACCCGGACGGACTCCTCGACGAGCTCGGCGCAGCGGTGCTCCGATGGCCGGAGCGCACCGCCGCCGAGCACCACCGGGCCCTGTTCGGCCTGCTCTGCGCCCGGTTCGGACGCACCGCCGTCGTGGAGCGCTCCGGCTACTCGACCGGCTGGGCACCGGGACTGCGGGAGGCTTTCCCGGACGCGAAGTTCGTGCACATGTTCCGCGACGGCCCGGACTGCGCCCTGTCCATGAGCCGCCATCCCGGATACCGCGCGATCTCCCTGCTCCGCGAGATCAAGACCCGCTCCGGCATCGACAGCTTCGCCGACCTGACCCCCGAGCACATCCGAGCGCTGCCCCCGGACCTGGCACCCCTGCTCGACGAACGCTTCGACCCCGCCCTCGTACGCGACCGTCACATCCCCCTGCGGACCTTCGGCGCCCTGTGGTCCGAACTCGTCACCGAGGGAACGGAGTTCCTCACCCGGCTCCCCACCGGCCGGCGCGCCACACTCGCCTACGAGAACCTCCTGGACCACCCTGCCGAAGAGCTGACCCGCCTGGCGGCGTTCATCGGCGTGGACCCCCTGCCACGGTGGCTGCACGCCGCGTCCGCCCTGCTCGACCACAGCCGGCGGGGCTCCGCCCGGAGCCTGCCCGCCGCCGAGTTGGTCGAACTGCGGGACAGCTGCGCCCCGGGCACCCATGTCCTGGAGGAGCGACCGGTCTCCTGACGCTCTCCCGCAGCCGCTTCCGCCGACACGGCGGCGTATTGGTCGGCACCGACGCCGCGTTCCACGAATCAATTCTTCCACCGCAAGGCCCGTTCGTGGCCTGCCGAAGTTGGTGGCGCATCGAATTGAGGGCCTCGAAGCGGCCGGAAAAGGGGCCGTACGCGGCCTCGGCGGTCCCGCCGGCGCACTCCCGACGCGCTTCTCGACCCCCTGGCCGACCGCATCCGCAGAGGCGTTCACCTGCTCGTCCACGCCCTCGGCACACCTGATCTGACCTGGTGTTTTCCGGGAATCCCTCTAGGCTGGTGAGGCCTGCCGGACATCATCGGAGGGGGACTTCGTGAGCGAGGACACCATCAAATACGACGCTGCCCACATCCAGGTGTTGGAGGGGTGGCGAGCCATTCGGAAGCGGCCTGGGATGTACGTCGGCTCGACCGGTGAACGCGGCTTGCATCAGCTGGTGTTCGAGGTCGTCGGCCGGGCGGTGAACGAGCTCCTGGCGGGCCACGCCGGCTCCGTCGACGTCGCCCTCACGTTTGACGGCGGCGTGCGGGTCGCCGACGACGGGCCGGGTGTCCCGGTCGAGGCCGCGGCTCACACAGGTGCGCCAGGCCTCGAAACCCTGCTGACCCGCAGCCACATCCGGACGGAGCCCGACAGCCGCCATGCCGTGGCCATCGGCCTCTTCGGTGTTGGGCCCTGTGTCACCAACGCCCTGTCGAGCCGTCTGACGGCCGAGGTCCGGCGCGAGGGAGTGCGCTGGGTGCAGGAGTACGCGCGCGGCGTCGCGCTCGCCCCGCCCACCGCCGTGGGACCGGTGGCCGAGACCGGGACCACCATCTCGTTCTGGCCCGACAGCGACATCTTCGGGACGGCGGAGTGCTCCTTCGCCGTGCTGGCCGAGTGCTTCCGGGAACTGGCCTTTCTGAACCGGGCCTTGGACATCACGCTCACCGACGAGCGGCCCCCGGGCGGGACCCGGTCGGCACGGTTCCGGTTCCCCGGCGGGGCGCGGGACTTCGTAGGCTTCCTTGATGCGGAGGCGGAACCAGGGACGTGGGTGCCCGTGCACCCGGACGTCATCGGCTTCGAACGGGAGGACCCCCGGATGGCCGGGACGGTGGAGGTGGCCCTCCGCTGGTGCGACTCCCGTGAGGAACGGGTCCGGAGCTTCGCGAACAGTCGGCCCACCCCGCACGGCGGCACGCATGCCGAGGGCTTCCGCGACGGCTTGGCGGCCGCGGTGAACGCGTATGCGCGCGAGAAGCGGCTGCTCACGGCGGTGGATCCTGATCTCGGCGCCGACCGGATCGGTCAGGGCCTGACGGCGGTCGTGTCGGTCAAGCTGGATCAGCCCGAGTTCCACGGCGCCACGAACGGCATGCTGGGCGGCACCGCCGTACGGGCCTGCGTCGCGGAGGCCGTCCGTGAACACCTCGGTACGTGGCTCGAGGAACAGCCGGAGCGGGCCGGGGCCGTCGTCGGGCGGATCGTCCAGGGCGCCCGGGGCTGAGCGGCAGCGGGCGGCTGGGAGAAGCGGCGGTTTCCGGCCGGGAAGTCGCCGTGTCGAGCACGGAATGCGAGCCGTGCGCGGCGCCTGGCCGGCGGATCAGTCGGTCGCGGACAGGTTGTGCCACCAGTGACCGCACCCGACGGAGCAGAAGCGAGCTCGGCGCCGTTCGTCGGCGATCGCGAGCACGGCGATCAGCAGCCGGAACGCCTTGCGGCGTTCGTCGGGAGAGGTGAGGTGGGCGATCTTGCCCAGTTGCTGTTCGGTTCGGCCGCGGCTGATCAGCACGGCGGGTGTGTGCGTCGGACGCAGCCCGGAACGGCGGAGGTGGGATACCTGGTGTCCGTTGTCCCCGGCTCGGTCAAGGGCGCTGACGGGCTGCTGCAGTTCGCACCGTGCGTATCAAGGTCGACGGCAAGCAGGTCGCGGACAACGACGGCGGCAAGAGCACCGAGGGCCGCAGCTACACGATCAAGTAGCCGGAGGGCAGCCAGAGACAGCCCATGAGCCAAGTCAAGGCCGTGGTGCCCCGGGCAGCCAACCCGGGGCGCCACGGCGCTTGTGTCTGGAGGTCCCGAGCCCGGTCGTCTCACCGTGTGTCCGGAGTCGGCGGCCCGGGCGGCGAAGGTCCGCCTGGGCCGGCCCCGCCCCATCGGGGCCGCCGACCGTCGGAGGGCCGTACACGGTCATGCGTCCGCCCTGCGGATCCTCGCGTCAGGCTCGGTGCCCGCGCCGGGCGACCTCGCCCCGCAGACGACGGCCCCGCCCCATGCCGGGCTCAGGCTTTGCCGACGCCTTCGGTGACGCTGTTGGCGTCGGCTGCTTCGTCCTGCGCCAGGCGAAGGAAACGCTGGATCGCTTCGGC from Streptomyces sp. DSM 40750 includes these protein-coding regions:
- a CDS encoding sulfotransferase gives rise to the protein MRSLTFVFGTGRSGSTALSRILNAHPDVLSLNEFMASVGDAAFPAGKVDGEEFWQALFRPAPHFERMIRSGLPLPEFLHTRRPGRYSAQTTGIPALSLMVLPHLTDDPDGLLDELGAAVLRWPERTAAEHHRALFGLLCARFGRTAVVERSGYSTGWAPGLREAFPDAKFVHMFRDGPDCALSMSRHPGYRAISLLREIKTRSGIDSFADLTPEHIRALPPDLAPLLDERFDPALVRDRHIPLRTFGALWSELVTEGTEFLTRLPTGRRATLAYENLLDHPAEELTRLAAFIGVDPLPRWLHAASALLDHSRRGSARSLPAAELVELRDSCAPGTHVLEERPVS
- a CDS encoding ATP-binding protein, with product MSEDTIKYDAAHIQVLEGWRAIRKRPGMYVGSTGERGLHQLVFEVVGRAVNELLAGHAGSVDVALTFDGGVRVADDGPGVPVEAAAHTGAPGLETLLTRSHIRTEPDSRHAVAIGLFGVGPCVTNALSSRLTAEVRREGVRWVQEYARGVALAPPTAVGPVAETGTTISFWPDSDIFGTAECSFAVLAECFRELAFLNRALDITLTDERPPGGTRSARFRFPGGARDFVGFLDAEAEPGTWVPVHPDVIGFEREDPRMAGTVEVALRWCDSREERVRSFANSRPTPHGGTHAEGFRDGLAAAVNAYAREKRLLTAVDPDLGADRIGQGLTAVVSVKLDQPEFHGATNGMLGGTAVRACVAEAVREHLGTWLEEQPERAGAVVGRIVQGARG
- a CDS encoding DUF5958 family protein → MQQPVSALDRAGDNGHQVSHLRRSGLRPTHTPAVLISRGRTEQQLGKIAHLTSPDERRKAFRLLIAVLAIADERRRARFCSVGCGHWWHNLSATD